A genomic region of Burkholderia humptydooensis contains the following coding sequences:
- a CDS encoding Lrp/AsnC family transcriptional regulator — MQEPLLDRIDRHLLEILQENGRISNLELAKAVGLSPAQTLRRHRRLEEIGAIKRYETRLDADTLGFGVTAFVQVTMERGHIRDLSTFQKLVSELAQIQECFSVTGDIDYVLKVVAADLKGLSTFLLDTLMRIPGVSGVHSSVCLDEIKCTSAMPL; from the coding sequence ATGCAAGAACCGCTTCTTGATCGCATCGATCGCCATCTGCTCGAGATCCTGCAGGAAAATGGCCGCATCTCCAATCTGGAGCTTGCCAAGGCCGTCGGGCTGTCGCCCGCGCAGACGCTGCGGCGCCACCGGCGCCTCGAGGAGATCGGCGCAATCAAGCGCTACGAGACCCGGCTCGACGCCGACACGCTCGGCTTCGGCGTGACCGCGTTCGTCCAGGTGACGATGGAACGCGGGCACATCCGCGATCTGTCGACATTCCAGAAGCTCGTCTCCGAGCTCGCGCAAATCCAGGAGTGCTTTTCGGTCACGGGCGACATCGACTACGTGCTGAAGGTCGTCGCCGCGGATCTGAAGGGCCTGTCGACGTTCCTGCTCGACACGCTGATGCGCATCCCCGGCGTGAGCGGCGTGCATTCGAGCGTGTGCCTCGACGAGATCAAGTGCACGAGCGCGATGCCGCTGTAG
- the trhA gene encoding PAQR family membrane homeostasis protein TrhA, whose amino-acid sequence MHVGERFNSISHLVGAVLSVAGLATLVTMGALDGDAYKVVSFSVYGAMLCVLYAISTLYHSVRGPRLKAILQKCDHSAIYLLIAGSYTPFTLVTLRGPWGWSLFGVSWGLAAFGIVQELTLGRRTRSVSMALYVLMGWLALVAIRPLVHALPAAGTAWLVAGGVIYSVGIYFFVNDERIRHGHGIWHLFVLAGSLCQFVSVAGYVA is encoded by the coding sequence GTGCATGTCGGTGAGCGTTTCAACAGCATTTCCCATCTCGTCGGCGCGGTGCTGTCGGTGGCGGGGCTCGCCACGCTCGTGACGATGGGCGCGCTCGACGGCGATGCGTACAAGGTGGTGAGCTTCAGCGTCTACGGTGCGATGCTGTGCGTGCTCTACGCGATCTCGACGCTCTATCACAGCGTGCGCGGCCCGCGCCTGAAAGCCATCCTGCAGAAGTGCGATCACTCGGCAATCTATCTGCTGATCGCGGGCAGCTACACGCCGTTTACGCTCGTCACGCTGCGCGGGCCGTGGGGATGGTCGCTGTTCGGCGTGAGCTGGGGGCTCGCCGCGTTCGGCATCGTGCAGGAGCTCACGCTCGGGCGGCGCACCCGCAGCGTGTCGATGGCGCTGTACGTGCTGATGGGCTGGCTCGCGCTCGTCGCGATCCGCCCGCTGGTCCATGCGCTGCCCGCGGCGGGGACGGCTTGGCTCGTGGCGGGCGGCGTCATCTACAGCGTCGGCATCTATTTTTTCGTCAACGACGAGCGCATCCGCCACGGGCACGGCATCTGGCACCTGTTCGTGCTGGCGGGCAGCCTGTGCCAGTTCGTCAGCGTCGCGGGCTACGTCGCATGA
- a CDS encoding branched-chain amino acid ABC transporter substrate-binding protein, which produces MVMAAASAHVLADQVVKIGSAEPLTGGIAHLGKDNENGARLAVEEINAKGFTIGGQKITLQLDAQDDAADPRTATQVAQKLVDGKVVAVIGHLNSGTSIPASKIYSDAGILQISPSATNPAYTQQGFKTTYRVVATDAQQGPALADYAKQKGIRTVAVVDDSTAYGQGLANEFEKKAKALGLKVLSHDATNDKAVDFRAILTKIKGTNPDAIMYGGMDATGGPFAKQAKQLGLRAKIFSGDGVCTEQLPALAGNAADNVVCSQAGAALEKMPGGAAFQAKYEKRFNQPIRFDAPFTYDAVYIIVDAMKRANSTDPAKILAAMPKTNYTGVIGTTVFDSKGDLKHGVISLYDFKGGKKTFLDQVTM; this is translated from the coding sequence ATGGTGATGGCCGCGGCCTCGGCGCATGTGCTGGCCGATCAGGTCGTGAAGATCGGCAGCGCCGAGCCCTTGACGGGTGGCATCGCCCACCTCGGCAAGGACAATGAGAACGGCGCGCGCCTCGCCGTCGAGGAAATCAACGCGAAGGGCTTCACGATCGGCGGCCAGAAGATCACGCTCCAGCTCGACGCGCAGGACGACGCGGCCGACCCGCGCACCGCGACGCAGGTCGCGCAGAAGCTCGTCGACGGCAAGGTCGTCGCGGTCATCGGCCACCTGAACTCGGGGACGTCGATTCCGGCGTCGAAGATCTACAGCGATGCCGGCATCCTGCAGATCTCGCCGTCGGCGACGAATCCGGCCTATACGCAGCAAGGCTTCAAGACGACCTACCGCGTCGTCGCGACCGACGCGCAGCAAGGCCCGGCGCTCGCCGACTATGCGAAGCAAAAGGGGATCAGGACGGTCGCCGTCGTCGACGATTCGACGGCCTACGGCCAGGGCCTCGCGAACGAGTTCGAGAAGAAGGCGAAGGCGCTCGGCCTGAAGGTGCTGTCGCACGACGCGACGAACGACAAGGCGGTCGATTTCCGCGCGATCCTGACGAAGATCAAGGGCACGAACCCGGACGCGATCATGTACGGCGGCATGGACGCGACGGGCGGCCCGTTCGCGAAGCAGGCGAAGCAGCTCGGCCTGCGCGCGAAGATCTTCTCGGGCGACGGTGTATGCACCGAGCAGTTGCCCGCGCTTGCCGGCAATGCGGCCGACAACGTCGTGTGCTCGCAGGCGGGCGCGGCGCTCGAGAAGATGCCGGGCGGCGCGGCGTTCCAGGCGAAGTACGAGAAGCGCTTCAACCAGCCGATCCGCTTCGACGCGCCGTTCACGTATGACGCGGTGTACATCATCGTCGACGCGATGAAGCGCGCGAACTCGACGGACCCGGCGAAGATTCTCGCGGCGATGCCGAAGACGAACTACACGGGCGTGATCGGCACGACGGTCTTCGATTCGAAGGGCGACCTGAAGCACGGCGTGATTTCGCTGTACGACTTCAAGGGGGGCAAGAAGACCTTCCTCGATCAGGTGACGATGTAA
- a CDS encoding L-rhamnose mutarotase — protein MRYCLALDLKDDPDAIARYEAHHERIWPEVAAHLRAHGVVAMEIYRLGTRMTMVMETDDARFDAARFDADARADAKIVEWEALMGTFQQPTPWTPAGMKWTPMTRIFDLAVQ, from the coding sequence ATGCGTTACTGCCTCGCTTTGGACCTGAAGGACGACCCGGATGCGATCGCGCGCTACGAAGCGCATCACGAGCGGATCTGGCCGGAGGTCGCCGCGCATCTTCGCGCGCATGGCGTCGTGGCGATGGAGATCTATCGGCTCGGCACGCGGATGACGATGGTGATGGAAACCGACGACGCGCGGTTCGACGCGGCGCGTTTCGACGCCGACGCGCGCGCCGACGCGAAGATCGTCGAGTGGGAAGCGCTGATGGGCACGTTCCAGCAGCCGACGCCGTGGACGCCCGCCGGCATGAAATGGACGCCGATGACGCGGATCTTCGATCTTGCGGTGCAGTGA
- a CDS encoding SDR family oxidoreductase, with product MNLNLKDKVVIVTGGGSGIGGAITLALAEEGAIPVVLGRSPLDAAFAERMLALQPRARFVRVELADDARCREAVEETISALGRIDGLVNNAGVNDSVGLDAGRDAFVASLASNLIHYYVMAHYCLPHLKASRGAIVNVSSKTAITGQGGTSGYCASKGAQLSLTREWAASLAGDGVRVNAVVPAEVMTPLYANWLAQFDDPDAKLQSIACKIPLGKRMTSADEIAWTTVFLLSERASHTTGQWLFVDGGYTHLDRALT from the coding sequence GTGAACCTGAACCTGAAAGACAAGGTCGTGATCGTGACGGGCGGCGGCTCGGGCATCGGCGGCGCGATCACGCTCGCGCTGGCCGAGGAAGGCGCGATTCCGGTCGTGCTCGGCCGCAGCCCGCTCGACGCGGCGTTCGCCGAACGCATGCTCGCATTGCAGCCGCGCGCGCGTTTCGTGCGCGTCGAACTCGCCGATGACGCGCGCTGCCGCGAGGCCGTCGAGGAGACGATCTCGGCGCTTGGCCGGATCGACGGGCTCGTCAACAACGCGGGCGTCAACGACAGCGTCGGGCTCGACGCGGGCCGCGACGCATTCGTCGCGTCGCTCGCGAGCAATCTGATCCACTACTACGTGATGGCGCACTATTGCCTGCCGCATCTGAAGGCGAGCCGCGGCGCGATCGTCAACGTGTCGTCGAAGACCGCGATCACCGGGCAAGGCGGCACGAGCGGCTATTGCGCATCGAAGGGCGCGCAGCTTTCGTTGACGCGGGAATGGGCGGCATCGCTCGCGGGCGACGGCGTGCGCGTGAACGCGGTGGTTCCCGCCGAGGTGATGACGCCGCTCTACGCGAACTGGCTCGCGCAGTTCGACGATCCGGACGCGAAGCTGCAGTCGATCGCGTGCAAGATCCCGCTCGGCAAGCGGATGACGAGCGCCGACGAGATCGCGTGGACGACGGTGTTCCTGCTGTCCGAGCGCGCGTCGCACACGACGGGGCAGTGGCTGTTCGTCGACGGCGGCTACACGCATCTCGATCGCGCGCTGACCTGA
- a CDS encoding ureidoglycolate lyase → MKLLRYGAKSHEKPGLLDAQGRIRDLSGVIDDVAGSALGPDALARLRAIDPGSLPLVEGAPRLGACVGRVGKFICIGLNYSDHAAESGMDVPSEPVVFGKWTSAICGPDDDVEIPRGSTKTDWEVELGVVIGTGGRHIAQADALAHVAGYCVVNDVSEREYQLERGGTWDKGKGCDTFGPLGPWLVTADEVPDPHRLKLWLDVDGHRYQNGSTATMIFRVPFLISYLSRFMSLQPGDVISTGTPPGVGLGQKPPVYLRAGQVMRVGIEGLGEQRQRVVQG, encoded by the coding sequence ATGAAACTGTTGCGATACGGGGCGAAGTCCCACGAAAAACCCGGCCTGCTCGACGCGCAGGGGCGCATTCGCGATCTGTCCGGCGTCATCGACGACGTCGCGGGCAGCGCGCTTGGCCCCGACGCGCTCGCGCGGCTGCGCGCGATCGATCCGGGGAGCCTGCCGCTCGTCGAAGGCGCGCCGCGGCTCGGCGCATGCGTCGGCCGCGTCGGCAAGTTCATCTGCATCGGGCTCAACTACTCGGACCACGCGGCCGAATCCGGCATGGACGTGCCGAGCGAGCCCGTCGTCTTCGGCAAATGGACGAGCGCGATCTGCGGCCCCGACGATGACGTCGAGATCCCGCGCGGCTCGACGAAGACCGACTGGGAGGTCGAGCTCGGCGTCGTGATCGGCACGGGCGGGCGCCACATCGCGCAAGCGGATGCGCTCGCGCACGTGGCCGGCTATTGCGTGGTCAACGACGTGTCCGAGCGCGAGTACCAGCTCGAGCGCGGCGGCACGTGGGACAAGGGCAAGGGATGCGACACGTTCGGCCCGCTTGGGCCCTGGCTCGTGACGGCCGACGAAGTGCCGGACCCGCACCGGCTGAAACTGTGGCTCGACGTCGACGGCCATCGCTATCAGAATGGCTCGACCGCGACGATGATTTTCCGCGTGCCGTTCCTGATCAGTTACCTGAGCCGCTTCATGAGCCTGCAGCCGGGAGACGTGATCTCCACCGGCACGCCGCCCGGCGTCGGGCTCGGCCAGAAACCGCCCGTCTATCTGCGCGCGGGGCAGGTGATGAGGGTCGGCATCGAGGGGCTCGGCGAGCAGCGGCAGCGGGTCGTGCAGGGTTGA
- a CDS encoding SDR family oxidoreductase: MGERLAGKTALVTAAAQGIGRAAAERLAREGARVIATDIRIDALRDGPFDARVLDVRDGAAISALAGAIGPVDVLFNCAGFVHAGSVLDATEDEWDFGFDLNVKSMYRTIRAFLPAMLARERGSIINMASAASSVKGVPNRFVYGATKAAVIGLTKAVAADFVTHGIRCNAICPGTVESPSLDARIAAQAHARGEPIDAVRAAFVARQPMGRIGKPEEIAALVAYLASDESSFTTGAIHLIDGGWSN, from the coding sequence ATGGGAGAAAGACTGGCAGGCAAGACGGCGCTCGTCACGGCCGCCGCGCAGGGCATCGGCCGCGCGGCGGCCGAGCGGCTCGCGCGCGAAGGCGCGCGCGTGATCGCGACCGACATCCGCATCGATGCGTTGCGCGACGGCCCGTTCGATGCGCGCGTGCTCGACGTGCGCGACGGCGCGGCGATCAGCGCGCTCGCCGGTGCGATCGGCCCTGTCGACGTGCTGTTCAACTGCGCGGGCTTCGTCCACGCGGGCTCGGTGCTCGACGCGACCGAGGACGAATGGGACTTCGGCTTCGATCTGAACGTGAAGTCGATGTACCGGACGATCCGCGCATTCCTGCCCGCGATGCTCGCGCGCGAGCGCGGCTCGATCATCAACATGGCGTCCGCCGCGTCGAGCGTGAAGGGGGTGCCGAACCGGTTCGTCTACGGCGCGACGAAGGCGGCCGTGATCGGCCTGACGAAGGCCGTCGCCGCCGACTTCGTCACGCACGGGATTCGCTGCAATGCGATCTGCCCGGGCACTGTCGAATCGCCGTCGCTCGATGCACGCATCGCCGCGCAGGCACACGCGCGCGGCGAGCCGATCGATGCGGTGCGCGCCGCGTTCGTCGCGCGCCAGCCGATGGGGCGCATCGGCAAGCCGGAGGAGATCGCGGCGCTCGTCGCGTATCTCGCGTCCGACGAATCGTCGTTCACGACGGGCGCGATTCATCTGATCGACGGCGGCTGGTCGAACTGA